Sequence from the Desertibacillus haloalkaliphilus genome:
TCGTACTATTTACCTTGTGGAATGAAAGGAGCAAATGAATGGACTTAACGTTTTATTTACAAACCTTTGATCATTTTATTATTTATTTAGCTGTATCCCTAGTGTTGTTTCTAATAGGGACATACATTTTCAAATTGCTCACGCCGTATTCAGAACGTGAGCAAATCAAAAACGGCAATACAGCCGTATCACTGAAATTATTAGGGAAAATGGCGGGGCTAGTTG
This genomic interval carries:
- a CDS encoding DUF350 domain-containing protein produces the protein MDLTFYLQTFDHFIIYLAVSLVLFLIGTYIFKLLTPYSEREQIKNGNTAVSLKLLGKMAGLV